From one Gracilibacillus salinarum genomic stretch:
- a CDS encoding DMT family transporter yields the protein MDILMIFFTLLGGITLSAQSSVHGTFSRKAGTIETTFLTMLTGLVFLTIIIIFFGKGDVLGVLSAPSWQLSAAFLGTGFLLLSVIAVPKIGVIATNVAVISGQLSISMIIDHFGWFDSLVIPLDWKRLVALLFMIIAVYFIYKGNKRSIAESYS from the coding sequence ATGGATATATTAATGATTTTTTTCACCTTATTAGGTGGTATCACATTAAGTGCACAATCATCCGTCCACGGAACCTTCAGCCGCAAAGCTGGAACAATTGAAACGACATTTTTAACCATGCTAACTGGGTTAGTGTTTCTGACAATTATTATTATATTTTTCGGTAAAGGTGATGTACTTGGGGTCCTTTCGGCACCATCATGGCAGTTAAGCGCTGCATTTTTAGGTACGGGGTTCTTACTTCTCTCTGTCATAGCTGTTCCAAAAATTGGCGTCATAGCGACCAATGTTGCAGTTATTAGCGGACAGCTGTCGATTAGTATGATTATTGATCACTTTGGCTGGTTTGATAGTTTAGTAATACCTTTAGACTGGAAGCGGCTTGTTGCACTACTATTTATGATTATTGCTGTTTATTTTATCTACAAAGGAAATAAACGATCTATCGCAGAAAGCTATTCTTAG
- a CDS encoding CPBP family intramembrane glutamic endopeptidase → MKNYKMKDIIIRIAAVLASAIIIWNFITYLSDTFISQEYSSLSHFVIALITTVLTIILLQVALKIDNTSWNQLGQATVKKNILSFLFGFFLWTIPAAIGIYICLMLGWVELKVYTDLSYLLLSMLILFITVFFIEALPEELIFRGYIYRYLNALFPHWGTILLQALLFSLFAYFIGAIYSVEQLQFIPGFAIILGVFRAISGSMWTSIGFHAAIMTATQILGPIHGHFDVAGMFTLQFFSFILLPSVVGATVLSFIYANHDWRRKIPFH, encoded by the coding sequence ATGAAAAATTATAAAATGAAAGACATAATCATAAGGATTGCTGCAGTGTTGGCTTCTGCTATTATCATTTGGAATTTTATAACCTACCTTAGTGACACGTTTATCAGTCAAGAATATAGTTCTCTTAGCCACTTCGTAATAGCTCTAATCACAACTGTTTTAACCATAATTCTTTTACAAGTTGCACTTAAAATTGACAACACTTCATGGAACCAGCTTGGGCAAGCAACTGTAAAAAAGAATATTCTTTCCTTTCTCTTTGGCTTTTTTCTCTGGACAATTCCTGCAGCTATTGGTATATATATTTGTTTAATGCTCGGGTGGGTGGAATTAAAAGTTTATACAGATTTGAGTTACCTATTGTTAAGTATGTTGATTTTATTTATAACTGTATTTTTTATAGAAGCCTTGCCCGAAGAACTTATTTTTAGGGGATATATTTATCGTTATTTAAATGCGTTATTCCCTCATTGGGGCACCATCCTTTTACAAGCATTGTTGTTCTCGTTATTTGCCTATTTTATAGGGGCGATATATTCTGTTGAACAGCTTCAATTTATCCCTGGTTTTGCAATTATTCTAGGTGTGTTTAGGGCGATATCGGGAAGTATGTGGACATCAATTGGATTCCATGCTGCAATTATGACAGCAACGCAAATATTAGGACCGATTCATGGACATTTTGACGTGGCGGGGATGTTCACACTTCAATTTTTCTCCTTTATTTTGCTGCCAAGTGTTGTCGGAGCGACTGTACTGTCCTTTATTTATGCAAACCACGATTGGAGAAGAAAAATACCTTTTCATTAA
- the yidC gene encoding membrane protein insertase YidC: MEQKNILTALRKYRFIVLIISVLLVTGCSGDYTDIDASTPGFFNEYMVYPFSLLIKWIAEELSGSYGLSIIVITIALRLVILPFMVKQQKQGQETQEMMKIIKPEMDAIQEKYKDKQDSDKQLKMQKELSELYKKYNVNPIKSMAGCFPMLIQMPFLIGFYYAIRRTPEIAEHSFLWFNLGEVNILIALIAVLTYYLQGRVGLIGSNQTNKGPMSLMLYVSPIMIGMMSFVMPAALPLYWTIGGLFMIVQTVITKKYILTT, translated from the coding sequence ATGGAACAAAAAAACATACTTACAGCCTTACGAAAATATAGATTTATAGTATTAATTATAAGTGTTTTATTAGTTACGGGTTGTAGTGGGGACTATACAGATATCGATGCATCAACCCCAGGTTTTTTTAATGAATATATGGTTTATCCATTTTCTTTATTAATTAAATGGATTGCGGAGGAACTCAGCGGAAGTTACGGTTTATCCATTATTGTTATTACCATCGCTTTAAGACTGGTTATACTGCCATTTATGGTGAAACAGCAAAAACAGGGCCAAGAAACGCAAGAAATGATGAAAATAATAAAGCCCGAGATGGACGCAATTCAAGAAAAATATAAAGACAAACAGGATAGCGATAAACAATTGAAAATGCAGAAGGAATTAAGTGAGCTTTATAAGAAATATAATGTTAACCCAATAAAATCGATGGCAGGATGTTTTCCGATGCTTATTCAAATGCCGTTTTTAATTGGCTTTTATTATGCGATTCGCCGGACACCTGAAATTGCCGAACATTCGTTTTTATGGTTTAATTTGGGAGAAGTTAATATATTAATCGCTCTGATTGCTGTACTAACTTATTATCTTCAAGGACGTGTGGGTTTGATTGGTAGTAATCAAACGAATAAAGGCCCGATGTCGCTGATGCTGTATGTATCACCGATTATGATCGGGATGATGTCATTTGTTATGCCAGCAGCACTTCCTTTATATTGGACAATAGGCGGTCTGTTTATGATTGTACAAACCGTCATTACTAAAAAATACATCTTAACAACGTAA